In Acipenser ruthenus chromosome 6, fAciRut3.2 maternal haplotype, whole genome shotgun sequence, the following proteins share a genomic window:
- the LOC117411333 gene encoding uncharacterized protein KIAA0408-like isoform X2 has product MWNAFGSGSDVHGRGGGYVSRAKGWEFVSRSRLEKERGRGQCCSPRRSIASPAYVGSFFEEPTPGIGAAESEAEIRAQANKYELQWQHSREKKKCEELQKRHGQEKDEWIREKEALLRQIAEIQGGENRRILLDFKSVLEEVQSELKKEETRRSDLQQLYTRDRCAWELERAELKCRIALLEAKASKYHCEKTIRDPKETLKREREEQKRLLADTHTAAMDLRKQLESSERGWGREKGELLQRFDMERKEWESQLKDMQRKIEELYHEVKARRESNLNVQEHGTCDEVLRLNLHSPTSESSCLNGTTEQKLPCISETDAPERDGILYKLEGITISTPGGHDPAFVNHFNNKSFQETTGFQNNNNNTTCGHDKKMYTSALNAALKEIAKVSEELCSYQDEIRQKSNLSNHRTHSISVLEEYEDAQNEKNKAGPRCEPNNEIPAFNPEWSGSLKVTEKENNRFNWACMNMDTSDSFVNSADMEAKLPPMKKEAPPVPPRTTSWYLMNPVTPKAVDHPVAEVSKPWKPQDSFSDRKCNSPLVLKKFGALLQENEGKTFIDSGIFTNVVPADSKCNIGCCHSRWSCDISTFGSKLLTYQPVQKRFSDVSILSFEKDDSSDYKSAEKPKFPNGQFQSTDSKRESNSSCSSAEIGGPTSGTHSLYSESSRPKKNETLAMKTAEFNRTLFQTDIGGEVDEDSLILAKLCANANPSGSNPSCMRYYTEKDNEKEYFNPQRKGSAFSEYIPNRHRNSTALNAQGVLNRDLVWGGSGNGNGKSISNEHTLRPSHLASYPRPTDSRSNYRVVEKILRDYENSSSSRLNSTCGMRQQQNPRSGFADNLIEHLDMLQIEHEAQSSQSLSPAPSRQPNMHNDVLLEIQENHPEASASLARKSFSRPARPANQRLPSRWASRLTPAPPAASRAPQNRTHSYPYHSETVL; this is encoded by the exons ATGTGGAATGCATTTGGAAGTGGGTCAGATGTGCACGGACGCGGTGGTGGTTATGTGAGCAGGGCTAAGGGCTGGGAGTTTGTGTCAAGGTCCCGTTTAGAGAAAGAAAGGGGCAGGGGGCAATGCTGCAGCCCGCGCAGAAGTATAGCATCTCCAGCTTATGTGGGTTCGTTCTTCGAGGAGCCTACACCTGGCATAGGAGCGGCAGAGTCAGAGGCAGAAATCCGAGCACAAGCCAACAAGTACGAGCTCCAGTGGCAGCATTCGCGGGAGAAGAAAAAGTGTGAAGAGTTGCAGAAACGGCATGGGCAGGAGAAAGATGAATGGATTAGGGAGAAAGAAGCACTTTTAAGACAAATTGCTGAAATACAA GGGGGAGAAAATAGAAGGATTTTGTTGGATTTCAAGTCCGTTTTGGAAGAGGTTCAGTCGGAGCTTAAAAAAGAGGAAACGAGAAGGAGCGACTTACAGCAGCTGTACACAAGGGATCGTTGTGCCTGGGAGCTGGAGAGAGCAGAACTGAAATGTCGCATCGCACTG CTGGAAGCAAAAGCAAGTAAATACCACTGTGAGAAAACCATCCGTGACCCGAAGGAAACGCTGAAGAGGGAACGTGAGGAGCAGAAGAGGCTGCTGGCGGACACACACACTGCGGCGATGGACTTGAGGAAGCAGCTGGAGAGCAGTGAGCGAGGCTGggggagggagaagggagagcTGCTGCAGAGATTTGACATGGAAAGAAAGGAATGGGAAAGTCAGCTGAAAGACATGCAGAGGAAGATAGAAGAG cTTTACCATGAAGTGAAGGCAAGACGTGAGAGCAATTTGAATGTTCAGGAGCACGGGACCTGTGATGAAGTATTGAGGCTTAATTTACATTCACCCACTTCAGAATCCAGCTGTCTAAATGGCACGACAGAACAGAAGCTTCCCTGCATCTCAGAGACCGATGCGCCGGAGAGAGATGGGATTCTATATAAACTAGAAGGGATAACTATTTCAACACCTGGTGGACATGATCCAGCTTTTGTGAATCATTTTAACAACAAGAGCTTCCAAGAAACTACAGgcttccaaaataataataataatacaacatgtGGGCATGATAAAAAGATGTACACTAGTGCTCTTAATGCA GCATTGAAGGAAATTGCAAAAGTGAGTGAAGAGCTCTGTAGCTACCAGGATGAAATCCGACAGAAATCTAATCTCTCTAACCACAG AACTCATTCTATATCTGTTCTGGAGGAATACGAGGATGCACAGAATGAAAAGAACAAAGCTGGGCCAAGATGTGAGCCAAACAATGAAATACCAGCGTTCAACCCAGAGTGGTCAGGTAGCCTCaaagtgacagagaaagagaacaACAGGTTTAACTGGGCCTGCATGAATATGGACACGAGCGACAGCTTTGTGAACAGTGCAGATATGGAAGCTAAGCTTCCACCGATGAAGAAGGAGGCACCACCAGTTCCTCCAAGGACTACGTCATGGTATCTGATGAACCCAGTTACTCCAAAAGCCGTGGACCATCCTGTGGCAGAAGTCAGCAAACCATGGAAGCCGCAGGATTCCTTTTCTGATAGGAAATGCAATAGTCCTTTGGTTTTGAAAAAGTTTGGGGCACTGTTGCAGGAAAACGAAGGGAAAACATTCATAGATTCTGGGATCTTTACCAATGTAGTGCCTGCTGATTCCAAGTGCAACATTGGCTGCTGTCACAGTAGGTGGTCATGTGACATTAGTACATTTGGCAGCAAATTACTGACCTACCAGCCTGTCCAGAAAAGATTTTCAGACGTCAGTATACTGTCATTTGAGAAGGATGACAGCTCAGACTACAAGTCAGCAGAGAAGCCCAAGTTCCCAAATGGTCaatttcaaagcacagacagTAAAAGAGAATCTAACTCTTCCTGTAGCTCAGCTGAAATAGGAGGTCCTACCTCAGGCACACACTCTTTGTACTCTGAATCCAGCAGACCTAAGAAGAATGAGACATTGGCAATGAAAACTGCTGAATTCAATAGGACTTTGTTTCAGACAGACATTGGTGGTGAAGTTGATGAGGACAGTCTAATTCTAGCAAAACTCTGTGCAAATGCTAACCCTAGTGGTTCAAATCCTAGCTGCATGCGTTACTACACAGAGAAGGACAATGAAAAAGAATACTTTAATCCACAAAGAAAAGGTTCAGCTTTCTCTGAGTACATACCTAACAGACACAGAAATAGTACAGCACTGAATGCCCAGGGAGTGTTAAACAGAGATTTGGTCTGGGGTGGCAGCGGTAATGGTAATGGCAAGTCTATTTCAAATGAACACACCTTGAGACCAAGCCATTTAGCTTCTTATCCACGACCAACAGATTCAAGATCCAATTACAGAGTTGTTGAAAAGATTTTGAGGGACTATGAAAATTCAAGTTCTTCTCGCCTGAATTCTACATGTGGCATGCGTCAGCAGCAGAACCCAAGGTCTGGATTTGCAGACAACCTCATTGAGCACCTAGACATGCTCCAAATAGAACATGAAGCCCAGTCTAGTCAGAGCCTGTCTCCAGCTCCCTCCAGGCAGCCCAACATGCACAATGATGTACTGCTGGAAATACAAGAG AATCACCCAGAAGCCTCAGCTTCTTTAGCTAGGAAGAGTTTCTCACGACCTGCTCGGCCAGCAAACCAACGACTCCCGTCACGCTGGGCCAGCAGACTCACTCCTGCCCCTCCAGCAGCAAGCAGAGCTCCACAGAATCGGACGCATTCCTATCCCTACCACTCAGAGACAGTACTTTGA
- the LOC117411333 gene encoding uncharacterized protein KIAA0408-like isoform X1, with the protein MWNAFGSGSDVHGRGGGYVSRAKGWEFVSRSRLEKERGRGQCCSPRRSIASPAYVGSFFEEPTPGIGAAESEAEIRAQANKYELQWQHSREKKKCEELQKRHGQEKDEWIREKEALLRQIAEIQGGENRRILLDFKSVLEEVQSELKKEETRRSDLQQLYTRDRCAWELERAELKCRIALLEAKASKYHCEKTIRDPKETLKREREEQKRLLADTHTAAMDLRKQLESSERGWGREKGELLQRFDMERKEWESQLKDMQRKIEELYHEVKARRESNLNVQEHGTCDEVLRLNLHSPTSESSCLNGTTEQKLPCISETDAPERDGILYKLEGITISTPGGHDPAFVNHFNNKSFQETTGFQNNNNNTTCGHDKKMYTSALNAALKEIAKVSEELCSYQDEIRQKSNLSNHSNRTHSISVLEEYEDAQNEKNKAGPRCEPNNEIPAFNPEWSGSLKVTEKENNRFNWACMNMDTSDSFVNSADMEAKLPPMKKEAPPVPPRTTSWYLMNPVTPKAVDHPVAEVSKPWKPQDSFSDRKCNSPLVLKKFGALLQENEGKTFIDSGIFTNVVPADSKCNIGCCHSRWSCDISTFGSKLLTYQPVQKRFSDVSILSFEKDDSSDYKSAEKPKFPNGQFQSTDSKRESNSSCSSAEIGGPTSGTHSLYSESSRPKKNETLAMKTAEFNRTLFQTDIGGEVDEDSLILAKLCANANPSGSNPSCMRYYTEKDNEKEYFNPQRKGSAFSEYIPNRHRNSTALNAQGVLNRDLVWGGSGNGNGKSISNEHTLRPSHLASYPRPTDSRSNYRVVEKILRDYENSSSSRLNSTCGMRQQQNPRSGFADNLIEHLDMLQIEHEAQSSQSLSPAPSRQPNMHNDVLLEIQENHPEASASLARKSFSRPARPANQRLPSRWASRLTPAPPAASRAPQNRTHSYPYHSETVL; encoded by the exons ATGTGGAATGCATTTGGAAGTGGGTCAGATGTGCACGGACGCGGTGGTGGTTATGTGAGCAGGGCTAAGGGCTGGGAGTTTGTGTCAAGGTCCCGTTTAGAGAAAGAAAGGGGCAGGGGGCAATGCTGCAGCCCGCGCAGAAGTATAGCATCTCCAGCTTATGTGGGTTCGTTCTTCGAGGAGCCTACACCTGGCATAGGAGCGGCAGAGTCAGAGGCAGAAATCCGAGCACAAGCCAACAAGTACGAGCTCCAGTGGCAGCATTCGCGGGAGAAGAAAAAGTGTGAAGAGTTGCAGAAACGGCATGGGCAGGAGAAAGATGAATGGATTAGGGAGAAAGAAGCACTTTTAAGACAAATTGCTGAAATACAA GGGGGAGAAAATAGAAGGATTTTGTTGGATTTCAAGTCCGTTTTGGAAGAGGTTCAGTCGGAGCTTAAAAAAGAGGAAACGAGAAGGAGCGACTTACAGCAGCTGTACACAAGGGATCGTTGTGCCTGGGAGCTGGAGAGAGCAGAACTGAAATGTCGCATCGCACTG CTGGAAGCAAAAGCAAGTAAATACCACTGTGAGAAAACCATCCGTGACCCGAAGGAAACGCTGAAGAGGGAACGTGAGGAGCAGAAGAGGCTGCTGGCGGACACACACACTGCGGCGATGGACTTGAGGAAGCAGCTGGAGAGCAGTGAGCGAGGCTGggggagggagaagggagagcTGCTGCAGAGATTTGACATGGAAAGAAAGGAATGGGAAAGTCAGCTGAAAGACATGCAGAGGAAGATAGAAGAG cTTTACCATGAAGTGAAGGCAAGACGTGAGAGCAATTTGAATGTTCAGGAGCACGGGACCTGTGATGAAGTATTGAGGCTTAATTTACATTCACCCACTTCAGAATCCAGCTGTCTAAATGGCACGACAGAACAGAAGCTTCCCTGCATCTCAGAGACCGATGCGCCGGAGAGAGATGGGATTCTATATAAACTAGAAGGGATAACTATTTCAACACCTGGTGGACATGATCCAGCTTTTGTGAATCATTTTAACAACAAGAGCTTCCAAGAAACTACAGgcttccaaaataataataataatacaacatgtGGGCATGATAAAAAGATGTACACTAGTGCTCTTAATGCA GCATTGAAGGAAATTGCAAAAGTGAGTGAAGAGCTCTGTAGCTACCAGGATGAAATCCGACAGAAATCTAATCTCTCTAACCACAG CAACAGAACTCATTCTATATCTGTTCTGGAGGAATACGAGGATGCACAGAATGAAAAGAACAAAGCTGGGCCAAGATGTGAGCCAAACAATGAAATACCAGCGTTCAACCCAGAGTGGTCAGGTAGCCTCaaagtgacagagaaagagaacaACAGGTTTAACTGGGCCTGCATGAATATGGACACGAGCGACAGCTTTGTGAACAGTGCAGATATGGAAGCTAAGCTTCCACCGATGAAGAAGGAGGCACCACCAGTTCCTCCAAGGACTACGTCATGGTATCTGATGAACCCAGTTACTCCAAAAGCCGTGGACCATCCTGTGGCAGAAGTCAGCAAACCATGGAAGCCGCAGGATTCCTTTTCTGATAGGAAATGCAATAGTCCTTTGGTTTTGAAAAAGTTTGGGGCACTGTTGCAGGAAAACGAAGGGAAAACATTCATAGATTCTGGGATCTTTACCAATGTAGTGCCTGCTGATTCCAAGTGCAACATTGGCTGCTGTCACAGTAGGTGGTCATGTGACATTAGTACATTTGGCAGCAAATTACTGACCTACCAGCCTGTCCAGAAAAGATTTTCAGACGTCAGTATACTGTCATTTGAGAAGGATGACAGCTCAGACTACAAGTCAGCAGAGAAGCCCAAGTTCCCAAATGGTCaatttcaaagcacagacagTAAAAGAGAATCTAACTCTTCCTGTAGCTCAGCTGAAATAGGAGGTCCTACCTCAGGCACACACTCTTTGTACTCTGAATCCAGCAGACCTAAGAAGAATGAGACATTGGCAATGAAAACTGCTGAATTCAATAGGACTTTGTTTCAGACAGACATTGGTGGTGAAGTTGATGAGGACAGTCTAATTCTAGCAAAACTCTGTGCAAATGCTAACCCTAGTGGTTCAAATCCTAGCTGCATGCGTTACTACACAGAGAAGGACAATGAAAAAGAATACTTTAATCCACAAAGAAAAGGTTCAGCTTTCTCTGAGTACATACCTAACAGACACAGAAATAGTACAGCACTGAATGCCCAGGGAGTGTTAAACAGAGATTTGGTCTGGGGTGGCAGCGGTAATGGTAATGGCAAGTCTATTTCAAATGAACACACCTTGAGACCAAGCCATTTAGCTTCTTATCCACGACCAACAGATTCAAGATCCAATTACAGAGTTGTTGAAAAGATTTTGAGGGACTATGAAAATTCAAGTTCTTCTCGCCTGAATTCTACATGTGGCATGCGTCAGCAGCAGAACCCAAGGTCTGGATTTGCAGACAACCTCATTGAGCACCTAGACATGCTCCAAATAGAACATGAAGCCCAGTCTAGTCAGAGCCTGTCTCCAGCTCCCTCCAGGCAGCCCAACATGCACAATGATGTACTGCTGGAAATACAAGAG AATCACCCAGAAGCCTCAGCTTCTTTAGCTAGGAAGAGTTTCTCACGACCTGCTCGGCCAGCAAACCAACGACTCCCGTCACGCTGGGCCAGCAGACTCACTCCTGCCCCTCCAGCAGCAAGCAGAGCTCCACAGAATCGGACGCATTCCTATCCCTACCACTCAGAGACAGTACTTTGA
- the LOC117411333 gene encoding uncharacterized protein KIAA0408-like isoform X5: protein MDLRKQLESSERGWGREKGELLQRFDMERKEWESQLKDMQRKIEELYHEVKARRESNLNVQEHGTCDEVLRLNLHSPTSESSCLNGTTEQKLPCISETDAPERDGILYKLEGITISTPGGHDPAFVNHFNNKSFQETTGFQNNNNNTTCGHDKKMYTSALNAALKEIAKVSEELCSYQDEIRQKSNLSNHSNRTHSISVLEEYEDAQNEKNKAGPRCEPNNEIPAFNPEWSGSLKVTEKENNRFNWACMNMDTSDSFVNSADMEAKLPPMKKEAPPVPPRTTSWYLMNPVTPKAVDHPVAEVSKPWKPQDSFSDRKCNSPLVLKKFGALLQENEGKTFIDSGIFTNVVPADSKCNIGCCHSRWSCDISTFGSKLLTYQPVQKRFSDVSILSFEKDDSSDYKSAEKPKFPNGQFQSTDSKRESNSSCSSAEIGGPTSGTHSLYSESSRPKKNETLAMKTAEFNRTLFQTDIGGEVDEDSLILAKLCANANPSGSNPSCMRYYTEKDNEKEYFNPQRKGSAFSEYIPNRHRNSTALNAQGVLNRDLVWGGSGNGNGKSISNEHTLRPSHLASYPRPTDSRSNYRVVEKILRDYENSSSSRLNSTCGMRQQQNPRSGFADNLIEHLDMLQIEHEAQSSQSLSPAPSRQPNMHNDVLLEIQENHPEASASLARKSFSRPARPANQRLPSRWASRLTPAPPAASRAPQNRTHSYPYHSETVL from the exons ATGGACTTGAGGAAGCAGCTGGAGAGCAGTGAGCGAGGCTGggggagggagaagggagagcTGCTGCAGAGATTTGACATGGAAAGAAAGGAATGGGAAAGTCAGCTGAAAGACATGCAGAGGAAGATAGAAGAG cTTTACCATGAAGTGAAGGCAAGACGTGAGAGCAATTTGAATGTTCAGGAGCACGGGACCTGTGATGAAGTATTGAGGCTTAATTTACATTCACCCACTTCAGAATCCAGCTGTCTAAATGGCACGACAGAACAGAAGCTTCCCTGCATCTCAGAGACCGATGCGCCGGAGAGAGATGGGATTCTATATAAACTAGAAGGGATAACTATTTCAACACCTGGTGGACATGATCCAGCTTTTGTGAATCATTTTAACAACAAGAGCTTCCAAGAAACTACAGgcttccaaaataataataataatacaacatgtGGGCATGATAAAAAGATGTACACTAGTGCTCTTAATGCA GCATTGAAGGAAATTGCAAAAGTGAGTGAAGAGCTCTGTAGCTACCAGGATGAAATCCGACAGAAATCTAATCTCTCTAACCACAG CAACAGAACTCATTCTATATCTGTTCTGGAGGAATACGAGGATGCACAGAATGAAAAGAACAAAGCTGGGCCAAGATGTGAGCCAAACAATGAAATACCAGCGTTCAACCCAGAGTGGTCAGGTAGCCTCaaagtgacagagaaagagaacaACAGGTTTAACTGGGCCTGCATGAATATGGACACGAGCGACAGCTTTGTGAACAGTGCAGATATGGAAGCTAAGCTTCCACCGATGAAGAAGGAGGCACCACCAGTTCCTCCAAGGACTACGTCATGGTATCTGATGAACCCAGTTACTCCAAAAGCCGTGGACCATCCTGTGGCAGAAGTCAGCAAACCATGGAAGCCGCAGGATTCCTTTTCTGATAGGAAATGCAATAGTCCTTTGGTTTTGAAAAAGTTTGGGGCACTGTTGCAGGAAAACGAAGGGAAAACATTCATAGATTCTGGGATCTTTACCAATGTAGTGCCTGCTGATTCCAAGTGCAACATTGGCTGCTGTCACAGTAGGTGGTCATGTGACATTAGTACATTTGGCAGCAAATTACTGACCTACCAGCCTGTCCAGAAAAGATTTTCAGACGTCAGTATACTGTCATTTGAGAAGGATGACAGCTCAGACTACAAGTCAGCAGAGAAGCCCAAGTTCCCAAATGGTCaatttcaaagcacagacagTAAAAGAGAATCTAACTCTTCCTGTAGCTCAGCTGAAATAGGAGGTCCTACCTCAGGCACACACTCTTTGTACTCTGAATCCAGCAGACCTAAGAAGAATGAGACATTGGCAATGAAAACTGCTGAATTCAATAGGACTTTGTTTCAGACAGACATTGGTGGTGAAGTTGATGAGGACAGTCTAATTCTAGCAAAACTCTGTGCAAATGCTAACCCTAGTGGTTCAAATCCTAGCTGCATGCGTTACTACACAGAGAAGGACAATGAAAAAGAATACTTTAATCCACAAAGAAAAGGTTCAGCTTTCTCTGAGTACATACCTAACAGACACAGAAATAGTACAGCACTGAATGCCCAGGGAGTGTTAAACAGAGATTTGGTCTGGGGTGGCAGCGGTAATGGTAATGGCAAGTCTATTTCAAATGAACACACCTTGAGACCAAGCCATTTAGCTTCTTATCCACGACCAACAGATTCAAGATCCAATTACAGAGTTGTTGAAAAGATTTTGAGGGACTATGAAAATTCAAGTTCTTCTCGCCTGAATTCTACATGTGGCATGCGTCAGCAGCAGAACCCAAGGTCTGGATTTGCAGACAACCTCATTGAGCACCTAGACATGCTCCAAATAGAACATGAAGCCCAGTCTAGTCAGAGCCTGTCTCCAGCTCCCTCCAGGCAGCCCAACATGCACAATGATGTACTGCTGGAAATACAAGAG AATCACCCAGAAGCCTCAGCTTCTTTAGCTAGGAAGAGTTTCTCACGACCTGCTCGGCCAGCAAACCAACGACTCCCGTCACGCTGGGCCAGCAGACTCACTCCTGCCCCTCCAGCAGCAAGCAGAGCTCCACAGAATCGGACGCATTCCTATCCCTACCACTCAGAGACAGTACTTTGA